One genomic region from Bacillus sp. SLBN-46 encodes:
- a CDS encoding MFS transporter, which translates to MIILPFSVNGGRNRTEIKNVFLYSTGKTISIFGTAIYQFALGLYVLKLTGSSLSFATTLILGIIPMIIINPFAGVIADKFNKKKLIVSMDLLNGVLLVVVFILSGIVGFKLWLIYVTTILMTVFSTFFGVGMESAKPNIVSKSMLMNINSISKIIDSVSSIMGPILGGVVFAIFDIRSFLIFNGITFILSGISMMLINFKQFQQQSNVEPPKEPRMEINFFKEIKEGFYYVLERKNIMNLFVLLISLNFFLGFTVTVPIPYIVNTVLKLGTGNFGIIQGSFPVGMIVGALMVKKLTKKIPYSSLIRYLSVSLSILIIITGLPVILEKWPFTLLFFVIFYSIVMFFIGAIVALIDIPFSYIMQNEIPDKYRGRVLSIGISIGKTMLPVALVISGVLLTLIPSYIIQILGGVLFLLFNMRSTTKSEIKLNRVSIDTEF; encoded by the coding sequence ATGATTATTTTACCGTTCAGTGTTAATGGAGGAAGGAACCGAACAGAAATAAAAAATGTATTTCTCTATTCTACAGGGAAGACCATATCAATATTTGGTACAGCGATTTATCAATTTGCGTTAGGACTCTATGTGTTGAAATTGACGGGTTCGTCGCTCAGTTTTGCAACTACCCTCATTTTGGGGATCATTCCGATGATTATAATCAATCCTTTTGCAGGAGTTATTGCTGATAAATTTAACAAGAAAAAATTAATCGTATCAATGGATTTGTTAAACGGAGTGTTGTTAGTTGTGGTTTTTATCTTAAGTGGAATAGTTGGATTTAAACTTTGGCTCATTTATGTTACGACCATCCTGATGACAGTGTTTAGCACTTTTTTTGGAGTTGGAATGGAATCGGCAAAGCCAAATATTGTATCTAAAAGTATGCTGATGAATATCAATTCCATTAGTAAAATCATTGATTCAGTATCCTCCATAATGGGACCGATTTTAGGAGGAGTAGTCTTTGCCATTTTTGATATTAGATCTTTTCTTATCTTTAATGGGATCACCTTCATCTTATCTGGAATATCGATGATGTTAATTAATTTCAAACAGTTCCAACAACAATCCAATGTTGAACCGCCAAAAGAACCAAGAATGGAGATAAATTTTTTTAAGGAAATAAAGGAAGGGTTTTATTATGTATTGGAAAGAAAGAACATCATGAATTTGTTTGTCCTTTTAATTTCTTTAAATTTCTTTCTTGGCTTTACTGTGACGGTTCCAATTCCCTATATCGTAAATACGGTACTGAAACTTGGAACAGGGAATTTCGGTATTATTCAAGGCTCTTTTCCAGTAGGAATGATTGTAGGAGCTCTAATGGTAAAAAAACTTACAAAGAAGATTCCTTATTCCTCGCTCATACGATATTTGAGTGTTTCATTATCGATTTTAATAATCATCACAGGACTACCAGTCATTTTAGAAAAATGGCCATTTACTTTACTTTTTTTCGTCATTTTTTACAGTATTGTCATGTTTTTTATTGGTGCGATCGTGGCTCTAATTGACATACCTTTTTCATATATCATGCAAAATGAGATTCCAGATAAATATAGGGGCCGAGTACTAAGCATTGGCATTAGTATTGGAAAGACCATGCTTCCAGTGGCTCTAGTAATCTCAGGAGTGCTTTTAACTCTTATACCATCGTATATAATTCAAATTCTAGGTGGGGTATTGTTTCTTCTTTTTAATATGCGATCTACGACTAAGAGCGAAATTAAATTGAATAGAGTATCTATAGATACGGAATTTTAA
- a CDS encoding MerR family transcriptional regulator: MRIGQFGKVNEISIDAIRHYMDLGLIVPEKQGGHYYFDENCQNDLELILELKGMGFQLNEIKMIFHYKNLGKFTDYERDAFYQSLFMDKHEKLEYEIKSLKDMQDRLQQKLDQLTTPSSESCHTIGIDLSLLDIFRCNKCAKSLTLQDGIIRNNQIDEGKLTCHCDQVYLIESGILRVGQTGQTIVSNDQVSHLNNIPEYIQETDPLYLENMNKGLHWSKRKLGQIDLHKKVILELGSGFGFFLRNMYQELPDDCLYIAVDHNLERHQFLKSLLERTGSKRNLLFICGDFLDIPISKQTVDIVIDHSGTSNYSFEHEAFLLREVDSLIKLDGYLLGSYLAFKNFSHKSKIEANYRDNFTDSKIKQNIRKLGYIPIEERTSESIEKGGKYEDFFVQGEEIFSYSFFGKR; this comes from the coding sequence ATGAGAATCGGACAGTTCGGAAAAGTGAATGAAATAAGTATAGATGCGATTAGACACTATATGGATTTGGGGTTAATCGTGCCTGAAAAGCAAGGAGGACATTATTATTTTGATGAGAACTGTCAAAATGACTTGGAGCTTATTCTAGAATTAAAAGGGATGGGCTTTCAGTTAAACGAAATTAAGATGATTTTTCACTATAAGAACCTTGGGAAGTTTACCGATTATGAAAGAGATGCCTTTTATCAATCTCTATTCATGGATAAACATGAGAAGCTAGAATATGAAATAAAGAGTTTAAAAGACATGCAAGATAGGCTTCAACAAAAATTAGACCAGTTAACCACTCCTTCTTCAGAGTCATGCCATACGATAGGGATTGATTTAAGCCTACTCGACATTTTCAGATGTAATAAATGTGCTAAGTCGCTCACTCTTCAGGACGGGATCATCAGGAACAATCAGATTGATGAAGGCAAACTGACCTGTCACTGTGACCAAGTGTACCTTATTGAATCGGGAATCTTAAGAGTAGGTCAAACAGGTCAAACAATCGTCTCAAACGATCAAGTTTCGCATTTAAATAATATTCCAGAGTATATTCAGGAAACGGATCCGCTTTATTTAGAAAATATGAACAAAGGGCTGCACTGGTCAAAAAGGAAACTTGGTCAAATTGATTTACACAAAAAAGTTATACTCGAATTAGGGTCTGGATTCGGTTTTTTTCTACGGAATATGTATCAAGAATTACCGGATGATTGCCTGTACATTGCTGTTGATCACAATCTAGAGAGGCACCAGTTTCTAAAAAGCTTACTAGAAAGAACCGGTTCTAAACGAAATTTACTTTTTATTTGCGGAGACTTTCTAGACATACCAATATCCAAACAAACGGTTGATATCGTTATCGATCATTCAGGCACTAGCAATTACAGTTTTGAACATGAAGCGTTTTTACTTCGTGAAGTGGATTCTCTAATTAAATTAGATGGATATTTATTGGGGTCCTATTTAGCTTTTAAAAATTTCAGCCATAAAAGTAAAATTGAAGCCAACTATCGTGACAATTTTACAGACAGTAAAATTAAGCAAAATATTAGGAAGCTAGGGTATATCCCCATTGAGGAGCGGACTTCTGAATCCATCGAGAAAGGAGGAAAGTACGAAGATTTTTTTGTCCAAGGAGAAGAAATATTTAGTTATTCATTTTTCGGCAAAAGGTAG
- a CDS encoding PD-(D/E)XK nuclease family protein, which translates to MYVHRDFPDFSWSNSRHKTFLECARKYYHQYYESHNGWLYESPEENKAAYRLKNIKNIPILLGDEIHKVIDRQLKNFLNDKGLLTENELMGMVTQNLNRAYLDSTKYRQHWFQKPKRHQMLHEIYYGEGLSPEEISAAKIKLELCVKNFFTSKTYQDILTKVEMHVLHSEDFQTFEVNGVDVFVVLDFVYKDVSQEKWIVVDWKTGKESEDDRKQLAFYALFLSREHKIPVEDIVLRNEYLLSGKCQEYQLTPFEIESAQQLMHDSIYHMLNYLEDPVKNKPLGKEQFEMKQSKRCYSCNFREKCEKVHLK; encoded by the coding sequence ATGTACGTTCATCGTGACTTTCCTGACTTTTCGTGGTCGAATTCAAGGCATAAGACCTTTTTAGAGTGTGCGCGAAAGTATTATCATCAATATTATGAATCTCATAATGGCTGGCTGTATGAGTCCCCAGAAGAAAACAAGGCAGCGTATCGTTTGAAAAATATTAAAAATATCCCTATCCTTTTGGGGGATGAAATCCATAAAGTCATTGATCGGCAGTTGAAGAACTTCCTAAATGACAAAGGTTTATTAACTGAAAATGAGCTGATGGGGATGGTTACGCAGAATCTTAACAGGGCCTATCTTGATTCCACTAAGTATCGTCAGCATTGGTTTCAGAAGCCAAAGCGGCACCAAATGCTCCATGAAATATATTATGGAGAGGGCCTTAGCCCGGAGGAAATTAGTGCTGCCAAAATCAAGCTAGAGTTGTGCGTGAAAAATTTCTTCACGAGTAAAACCTATCAAGATATCCTAACAAAGGTAGAAATGCATGTATTACATTCCGAGGATTTTCAAACGTTTGAAGTCAATGGTGTGGATGTATTCGTGGTGTTGGACTTTGTGTACAAAGATGTGAGTCAGGAGAAATGGATTGTGGTCGATTGGAAGACGGGGAAAGAGTCAGAGGATGATAGGAAACAGCTGGCGTTTTATGCCCTCTTCCTTTCAAGAGAACACAAAATACCAGTCGAAGATATTGTATTGCGTAATGAATATTTGTTATCCGGTAAGTGCCAGGAGTATCAATTGACTCCGTTTGAAATCGAGTCGGCTCAACAGCTGATGCATGATAGCATCTATCATATGTTGAACTACTTAGAGGATCCTGTTAAGAATAAGCCGCTTGGTAAAGAGCAGTTTGAGATGAAGCAATCTAAAAGATGCTATAGCTGTAATTTTAGAGAGAAATGTGAAAAAGTCCACCTAAAATAA
- a CDS encoding amylo-alpha-1,6-glucosidase: protein MDYQVIKEGDFFVLTDKNGDITVSNESGHGLYTKDTRFLSRMEIYIDGEKPSLLSSSADKSYVATFRLMKEKKDDGAIEIVRDRLIYDGVLYEKLSFTNFFPRTTTFDFSMAFDADFQDMFIVRKYRTGNVGEIFSKEVDEQAWSIRYHGADEVLRETEIHWNKKDAQIDSDGNIHFSFTLEPKEQESICFFIVPIIDGTSGAVLSYEEAYLQLESSYQKWYEETTKVTTNSPVFNELYQRGSQDLRMLMTDVGYGETPVAGLPWFAVPFGRDSLITSLFMLPLNSEKVKGTLRTLAAYQGSSTDIWRDEQPGKIMHEIRYGELVNTNQSPFAPYYGSVDATPLFLVLAGEYYRWTGDLSLIKELMPNILLALECMDDVMKESGFLTYHQEAEKGFPNQGWKDSSNSVVHQTGEYAKSPIALAEVQGYVYQAKNGLSPIFSLLGEESLAEKLAREAEELKSAFENAFWMEEEQYYAIALDRAQQQVKSVTSNPGHLLFSGLPSSFRTDKITGRLLSSDMFSGYGIRTMSTEATGYYPMSYHNGSIWPHDNAMILLGLSRLGYQAESSMVITGLLEASKSFEYQRLPELFCGNESELGSPVPYPSTCSPQAWSAGTSIVLLQAMLGITPNALEKEITLAPVLPDLIDELLVENIHIGAGFLSLKVFRNKEKQNLFAVDTLQNTTGFAVNYTASQYLARV, encoded by the coding sequence ATGGATTATCAAGTGATCAAAGAAGGCGACTTTTTTGTCCTTACCGATAAAAACGGCGATATTACAGTAAGCAATGAAAGTGGCCATGGTTTATATACGAAGGATACCCGCTTTTTAAGCCGAATGGAAATTTATATTGATGGAGAAAAGCCTTCGCTGCTCTCATCATCAGCAGATAAAAGCTATGTGGCAACCTTCAGATTAATGAAGGAAAAAAAAGATGACGGTGCGATCGAGATTGTAAGAGACCGTTTGATTTATGATGGTGTGCTGTACGAGAAGCTTTCCTTTACTAATTTCTTCCCGCGTACCACAACCTTTGATTTCTCAATGGCTTTTGATGCGGATTTCCAGGATATGTTTATTGTCCGAAAGTACCGTACTGGGAATGTAGGCGAAATTTTCAGTAAAGAAGTGGATGAGCAGGCTTGGTCTATCCGATATCATGGGGCTGACGAGGTACTAAGAGAGACGGAAATTCATTGGAATAAAAAAGATGCACAAATAGATAGTGATGGAAATATTCATTTTTCGTTCACCTTGGAACCAAAGGAACAAGAGAGTATATGCTTTTTCATCGTTCCAATTATCGATGGGACATCTGGCGCGGTCCTGTCCTACGAAGAGGCCTATCTACAGCTAGAAAGTTCATATCAAAAATGGTACGAGGAAACTACAAAGGTAACGACGAACTCCCCTGTTTTCAACGAATTGTACCAGCGTGGAAGCCAGGATTTACGGATGTTAATGACGGATGTTGGCTATGGTGAAACACCAGTAGCAGGACTGCCTTGGTTTGCGGTTCCTTTTGGCCGGGACAGTCTTATTACATCATTATTTATGCTTCCGCTAAATTCGGAAAAAGTAAAAGGTACCTTGAGAACATTAGCAGCCTATCAAGGATCTAGTACAGACATTTGGAGGGATGAGCAGCCTGGTAAAATCATGCATGAAATAAGATATGGGGAGCTCGTGAATACTAATCAGTCACCCTTTGCTCCTTATTATGGATCTGTCGATGCTACCCCATTATTCCTTGTATTGGCGGGAGAATATTACCGCTGGACGGGTGACTTGTCACTTATTAAGGAATTAATGCCAAACATTTTACTTGCCTTGGAATGTATGGATGATGTGATGAAAGAGTCTGGCTTCTTAACTTACCATCAAGAGGCGGAGAAGGGCTTCCCTAATCAGGGTTGGAAGGATTCAAGCAATTCTGTTGTTCATCAAACAGGTGAATATGCGAAGTCACCGATTGCCTTAGCAGAAGTTCAAGGGTATGTATATCAAGCCAAAAATGGTCTTTCACCTATTTTTAGTTTATTGGGTGAAGAAAGCCTAGCGGAAAAATTAGCACGAGAAGCAGAGGAATTAAAAAGTGCATTTGAGAATGCCTTCTGGATGGAAGAAGAGCAATATTACGCCATTGCCTTAGATAGAGCTCAACAACAGGTAAAATCCGTAACATCTAATCCGGGTCATCTTTTGTTTTCTGGTCTTCCAAGTTCTTTTCGAACAGATAAAATTACGGGGAGATTACTTTCAAGCGATATGTTTAGCGGATACGGTATCCGGACGATGAGTACGGAAGCAACTGGTTATTATCCAATGAGCTATCATAATGGAAGCATATGGCCGCATGATAATGCGATGATTCTGCTGGGATTAAGCCGCTTAGGCTATCAGGCTGAATCCAGCATGGTGATTACCGGCTTATTAGAGGCTTCTAAGTCATTTGAATATCAGCGGTTACCTGAACTTTTTTGCGGGAATGAATCAGAGTTGGGATCCCCTGTTCCATATCCTTCAACTTGTTCACCGCAAGCGTGGTCAGCAGGAACCTCCATTGTATTATTACAAGCAATGCTTGGGATTACCCCAAATGCATTAGAAAAGGAAATTACCTTAGCTCCAGTGTTACCGGATCTTATAGATGAACTATTAGTTGAAAATATACATATTGGAGCCGGCTTTCTCTCATTAAAAGTATTCCGCAATAAAGAGAAACAGAATCTGTTTGCCGTAGACACTCTTCAAAATACTACCGGTTTTGCTGTCAATTATACTGCCAGCCAATACCTCGCTCGGGTTTAA
- a CDS encoding carbohydrate ABC transporter permease, with protein sequence MESRARFFKLSNYTIIIILGLFFILPFLYTIYTSFLKMEDVNKVVGVGRWTIDNYKTFFTNDAYNVPKWLLNTFIMTGVVIIGNLIINPMAAFALAKLNFKGKKAIEWIVVATMMIPYHMILIPVYVNMAKIGWLNTFLALTVPFLYQSLYIFMLRQFFRSVPNELIEAARIDGLTKMGAFWKIVYPLAKPSLITMSILAFAGTWNSYLIPSTLANVPEKYVLVVGLNSVKDMAFENTPLIMAGVVLSTLPILIFFFIFQRQYIEGISNSGIKG encoded by the coding sequence TTTTATCTTGCCATTCTTATATACAATCTACACTTCGTTCTTGAAGATGGAAGACGTTAATAAAGTGGTCGGAGTCGGACGCTGGACTATAGATAATTACAAAACCTTCTTTACAAACGATGCTTATAATGTGCCCAAGTGGCTGCTTAATACGTTCATCATGACAGGTGTGGTTATCATCGGTAACCTGATTATTAATCCAATGGCGGCCTTTGCTCTAGCAAAGTTAAATTTCAAAGGAAAAAAGGCAATCGAATGGATTGTCGTTGCTACGATGATGATTCCGTATCATATGATTTTAATCCCTGTATATGTAAATATGGCAAAAATCGGCTGGTTAAACACCTTTTTAGCGTTAACGGTTCCCTTTTTATACCAAAGCCTATATATCTTTATGCTTAGACAGTTTTTTAGAAGTGTGCCGAACGAGTTAATTGAGGCAGCTAGAATTGATGGTTTAACGAAAATGGGGGCTTTTTGGAAAATTGTCTATCCATTAGCCAAGCCATCTCTGATTACCATGTCCATTCTTGCGTTTGCGGGCACATGGAACAGTTATCTTATTCCAAGTACCTTAGCGAATGTCCCTGAAAAATATGTATTAGTGGTTGGATTAAATAGTGTGAAAGATATGGCTTTTGAAAATACACCATTAATAATGGCTGGAGTTGTTCTATCCACGTTACCGATTTTAATCTTTTTCTTTATCTTCCAAAGACAATATATTGAAGGTATATCAAACTCTGGGATTAAAGGTTAA